DNA sequence from the Tenacibaculum mesophilum genome:
TAATCAACGTTACACAAATACGAAAAGCTGACGAACATACTATTAGTAAAAAAGGAATTACTTCTTTTGCTCTGATGGGACAAGCATCTTTAGCCTTTGTAAAAGCTATTGAACCTTTACTAAACCGTTCTCTAAAAATTGCTATTGTTAGTGGGGTTGGTAATAATGGTGGTGACGGATTTGCTATTGCTAGAATTTTAAAAAGTAAGAAATATACTGTACAACCTTTTTTAGTTCAGTTTAAAGATGTACTTAGCTCAGATTGTGATATTAATTTTCAAAAACTTGATGATACTATCACTATAAAATCAACCAGTACAATTCCTGATTTTTTTGAATATGATGTTATTATTGACGCTATTTTTGGTTTTGGGCTTTCCAAGCCTGTTACTGGTTTTATAAAGCATGTTATTGAAAACATTAATAATGCTAAAAAAACCATATACGCTGTTGATCTTCCTTCTGGTTTATATTGCGATAAGCTTCCTGATTCTGAAACTGTTGTACATGCAGATATAGCAGTGAGCTTTCAAAGACCAAAACTTTCATTCTTTTTTCCTGAAAATGGAAACCATGTAAAAAATTGGAAAACAGTTGATATTGGTTTAGATGAAGATTTTATTCAACAGCAGAAAAGTAACTATTTTATTTTAAACGAAAAGATTACTGAAATTTTAATACCCCGATTACGTCAATCACACAAAGGAAGTTACGGACACGCTTTATTAATTGCAGGTTCTTATGGAAAAATGGGAGCTGCGGTACTCTCTTCAAAAGCTTGCTTACGAAGTGGTGTAGGTCTGCTAACTAGTTACGTACCAAAATGCGGGTATCAAATTATGCAATCTTCCATTCCAGAAGCAATATGCCTAACCGACGAGAATGAAGAATTCGTGACCCAACTCCCAGAAATTTTCAAATACGACATTCTCGCGATAGGTCCAGGATTGGATGTTAACGAAAAAACAACACAACTTGTAAAAAAATTAGTATCGAAAAGTAGTAGCCCGTTAGTTATTGATGCCGATGCTATTAATATTATTGCTCAAAACGAAGAATTAAAATCGTTACTTCCTAAAAACTCTATCTTAACTCCACATATTAAAGAGTTTGATAGATTGGTAGGAAAGTCTGACACCTCAACCGAACGTTTTCAAAAGCAACTTGAGTTTTCTGCAAAATATCAATGTATCGTAGTTTTAAAAAATGCATATACTGTGATTTCTTCTCCTGAAGGAAATTTATACTTCAACACTTCTGGAAACCAAGGAATGGCAACAGGTGGTAGCGGTGATGTACTCACAGGAATTATCACAGGCTTATTAGCACAAAACTACACTCCTCTACATGCCGCTTTATTAGGGGTATTTTTCCACGGAAAAGCAGGCGATGATGCCGCTTGCAAAAAAGGATACAACGCCCTAATTGCTTCTGATATTATTGATGCATTACTAATAGAAAAAAGTTAGTTTTCTTTAGACGTTGATTGAATTAGTATTGCTAATAGCATTACTAAACCGCACCCTAAAGCATTCAACCACAAATACGGTAGCCAATCGATGTACCAAACTGCGATAATAATTAATTGCGTGATTATCGCTGCAATAAATACTGCATTTCCTTTGACAAACTTTATAAAAAAGGCTAATAAGAATATTCCCAACACATTTCCATAAAAAATAGAACCAATAATATTTACAAGCTGAATTAAATTATCAAATAAATCTGCTATACAGGCGACTAAAATTGCCAAAATCCCCCAACCTAGGGTAAACCATTTTGACATTTTTACATAATGCTCTTCGCTATATTCTATTTTCGTATTTCGTTTGTATAAATCAATAGCTGTAGTACCTCCTAAGGCGTTTAATTCAGATGCTGTAGAAGACATTGCTGCAGATAAAATTACCGCTAACAACAAACCTATTAATCCTTTGGGTAAATTATTCAGAATAAAATGAATAAACACATAATCTTTATCATTTGTTTCTACTAACGGATCTACTTTTGAAATAATATTTTTCGCTTCTTCCTTTAGTACCTTATCTTGTTCATTAAACTCTTGAATCTGTGCTACATTCTCAGGAGTTAACCCTTCAAAAATCAGCGCTTTTTTTCTTCCTTCAATAAAACGATGTTGCTCTTCTAATTTTACATATTGTTCTATTGTTTCAAGGTTGGAATTTGCTATTGCTTCTCCTGATTTTGGGTTGAAATTTAACGGTGACGGATTAAACTGATAAAATACAAACACCATCACTCCTACTAACAGAATAAAAAACTGCATCGGTACTTTTAACAGCCCATTAAAAATCAATCCTAATTGACTTTCTCTTAATGATTTTCCTGATAAGTATCGCTGTACTTGGCTTTGGTCTGTTCCAAAATACGATAACATTAAAAATGTCCCCCCTAAAATACCTGTCCAAACCGTGTAACGGTTATTCAAATCCCAAGAAAAATCAAGCACTTTCATTTTATCGGAAGCTCCTGCAATTTCTAGTGCTTTGGTAAATGTAATATCGTCGGGTAAGTATTGTAATATCAAGTAAAAAGCTACAAACATTCCTGCGAAAATTACAGCCATTTGTTGTTTTTGCGTAACACTCACTGCCTTTGTTCCTCCAGAAACAGTATAAATAATTACCAAAACCCCAATGATGATATTCAAAGTAATTAAATCCCAACCCAAAACAGCAGACAAAATAATAGCAGGTGCAAAAATGGTGATTCCAGCTGCTAATCCGCGTTGAATTAAAAACAGAATTGCTGTCAAGGTTCTAGTTTTTTGATCAAACCTTCCTTCTAAATATTCGTAGGCTGTATAAACTTTTAATCGGTGGTAAATAGGAATAAACACCAAACAGATAATTACCATGGCTATTGGTAATCCAAAGTAAAACTGCACAAATCCCATTCCACTATGAAATGCTTGTCCTGGGGTTGATAAAAAGGTTATCGCACTGGCTTGTGTTGCCATAACTGACAAACCAATCGTCCACCATTTACTTTCGTTTCCTCCTTTTATGTAATCTTCAACATTTTTACTTCCTTTGGTTTTCCAAGCTCCATATAAAACAATAAACAATAAGGTTACCGAAAGAACAATCCAATCTATTAGCTGCATGGTTTATTTTGTATATATGTTAGTGATTATGTAAAACAACACGATGTATACTAAATTAGCCACTAAGACTAATGTATACTCTTTTTTCCATACATACTTTTTATCCATACTTTGTTTTTTATTAGTTGATTATTCTTTTGGTTTTTCGTAAAAACTATTGGCTAATGATGCTTCACTTAACAAAGGCATTTTAAACTGAATTGGTTCTCTTCCTGGTTCTGTTGGTTGCCCATTTTCATCTTTAGCATACCAAGTTATGGATTTTGGCAATAACAAACCGTTAACATTTTCCCAATCGTTATATCTTATAATTTTATAAGCATCAGTTGATTCTTTGCTAAAATAAGTAACCGTATACCCTAACCATGCCATTTGTTTTGTTTCTGGATGGTAAAATATAAAATAATTATCATCTGGTGAAGTTCCTACGTTGGCTTTGTATGAAATTTTTATTCCTGGATAGCTAACTCCTTCAAAAGTCAGCGGTTTTGTTTCTGAATACACAATGCCATCATCAGCTAATACAAAAGGCATTGCATAAAAATAAAAATATAGATTGTAATAAAACTCCGGGTTTCCTTTAAACGCTGTTGAATCTTGTTGTTGTAACCACACTTCTTTTCCATCAAACCCTAAAGAATATTCTGGTGAATTCACTACTGTTTTTCGTGAATGTAAGTCTGTAGTATGTTCTTCATTTTTTAGTGTGAATGACAATGTTTTCATTTTTTTCCATTGTTCAATCCCTCCATGTTTTTCAAAAATTTTTTCTAATGTTTTCGGGTATTTTAATGTTGCTACCTCTTCTTTTTTAATTGTTTCCTTTTTAACTTCTTTTTTACATGCTATTGAAACAAGAGCTATAGCGATTAGTACTAGTATTTTTTTCATGATAATTGATTTGTTCTAATTGGTCGAAACTACCATTAGAAATTACAGTAAAAATAAAAAACTCTCTAAATATATATTAGAGAGTTTTATGTTAACTATAAAAATTGAATGAATTATTCATCCGTTAAGGCTTCCATAAAAGCGATTAGGTCTTTAATTTCTTTTTCTGACAAATTCAATTTATCTGATGGTAACGTTTGATTTGGTACTTTATATCCTAATCCTTGTCCACCACCTTTATTATAAAAATCAACTACTTGTTCTAAGGTTTCATACACCCCATTATGCATATAGGGAGCCGTTTTGGATATGTTACGAACGGTAGAAGTTTTGAAAAAGTATTTTCGTTCTTCAGTTTTAAATATATCATAAGCTCCTAAATCATCATCTAACCCTGTTTCTTTCATATTTGGAACTCCAATAGATTCTACTTCTGTTTCCGTAAAATTAGGTGGAACTGTCCCGTTAAACACAGGTGGAAAGTGACAAGTGGCACATTTTGCCTTCCCCATAAAAAGATTAAATCCGTTGATTTCAGAAGTTGTTAAAGTGTTTTCTTTATTGTTGATATTTTTATCAAACTTAGAACTAAAATCGCCTAAACTCCTAATATAATTTGCTATTGCATTTCGGATGTTAAAATCAGTTACTTTTCCATATAAATTAGCAAACGACTTTGTATATACACTGTCATTTTTTACAGTTTCTGTCAAGTTTTCTAAATTGGTATGAAACTCATTCTTGTTTTCAACAACTCCCACAATTTGCCCCTCTAAACTACCTGCTCTTCCATCGTGAAAAAAGGTTTGTTGATAAGCAGCATACGGTAAGATTGGTGTATTTCTTTTTTGTTTTGGAAAAGTTGCTAACCCATCTGTAAAAGCCTTATCTTTAATATGACAAGTAGCACAGCTCATCACACCGTCTTTTGATAAATTCTTATCATTAAATAGTTTTCTTCCTAAAGCTATTTTTTCATTAGACATCGCCTTTTCTAACTGATGATAATCGTTAAAGAAATCAATATTAAATGTTTCTTTAGAAAATAATGAAGTGATGTTATTATTGAACGCCATAGTTAATGGAAACTCTACTTTCCAATCTTCTGAGGTTTTTGCCAACAGCTCCAATTGTTTATGTGTGTGATTTTTTATAAAATCATAGCGATTAAACGACTCAAAATTGCCTTCTTGTAACATTTTTTGAGCTGTCTGCAACTCATTTACAAAATCAGTATACAATTTATCTTTTGAAAACTCACTTTTATAAGTACCTATAATAAAAAGTAAGGTTTCGTAGTTTGTTTTTGCTTCTAATAAAGATTGCTCTAACACTGGTGAATCAAAACCTGTTATTCCTACCAAAGCTATACGGGCAATTTGATCGCGCAACAGCCATAAAACATGGTGTTTTTTTAAA
Encoded proteins:
- a CDS encoding bifunctional ADP-dependent NAD(P)H-hydrate dehydratase/NAD(P)H-hydrate epimerase, with protein sequence MENLQKIINVTQIRKADEHTISKKGITSFALMGQASLAFVKAIEPLLNRSLKIAIVSGVGNNGGDGFAIARILKSKKYTVQPFLVQFKDVLSSDCDINFQKLDDTITIKSTSTIPDFFEYDVIIDAIFGFGLSKPVTGFIKHVIENINNAKKTIYAVDLPSGLYCDKLPDSETVVHADIAVSFQRPKLSFFFPENGNHVKNWKTVDIGLDEDFIQQQKSNYFILNEKITEILIPRLRQSHKGSYGHALLIAGSYGKMGAAVLSSKACLRSGVGLLTSYVPKCGYQIMQSSIPEAICLTDENEEFVTQLPEIFKYDILAIGPGLDVNEKTTQLVKKLVSKSSSPLVIDADAINIIAQNEELKSLLPKNSILTPHIKEFDRLVGKSDTSTERFQKQLEFSAKYQCIVVLKNAYTVISSPEGNLYFNTSGNQGMATGGSGDVLTGIITGLLAQNYTPLHAALLGVFFHGKAGDDAACKKGYNALIASDIIDALLIEKS
- a CDS encoding sodium:solute symporter is translated as MQLIDWIVLSVTLLFIVLYGAWKTKGSKNVEDYIKGGNESKWWTIGLSVMATQASAITFLSTPGQAFHSGMGFVQFYFGLPIAMVIICLVFIPIYHRLKVYTAYEYLEGRFDQKTRTLTAILFLIQRGLAAGITIFAPAIILSAVLGWDLITLNIIIGVLVIIYTVSGGTKAVSVTQKQQMAVIFAGMFVAFYLILQYLPDDITFTKALEIAGASDKMKVLDFSWDLNNRYTVWTGILGGTFLMLSYFGTDQSQVQRYLSGKSLRESQLGLIFNGLLKVPMQFFILLVGVMVFVFYQFNPSPLNFNPKSGEAIANSNLETIEQYVKLEEQHRFIEGRKKALIFEGLTPENVAQIQEFNEQDKVLKEEAKNIISKVDPLVETNDKDYVFIHFILNNLPKGLIGLLLAVILSAAMSSTASELNALGGTTAIDLYKRNTKIEYSEEHYVKMSKWFTLGWGILAILVACIADLFDNLIQLVNIIGSIFYGNVLGIFLLAFFIKFVKGNAVFIAAIITQLIIIAVWYIDWLPYLWLNALGCGLVMLLAILIQSTSKEN
- a CDS encoding DUF6503 family protein; translated protein: MKKILVLIAIALVSIACKKEVKKETIKKEEVATLKYPKTLEKIFEKHGGIEQWKKMKTLSFTLKNEEHTTDLHSRKTVVNSPEYSLGFDGKEVWLQQQDSTAFKGNPEFYYNLYFYFYAMPFVLADDGIVYSETKPLTFEGVSYPGIKISYKANVGTSPDDNYFIFYHPETKQMAWLGYTVTYFSKESTDAYKIIRYNDWENVNGLLLPKSITWYAKDENGQPTEPGREPIQFKMPLLSEASLANSFYEKPKE
- a CDS encoding cytochrome-c peroxidase, translated to MCLFLVSIIGCKQEKATSYSKLDNQALVAKVQEYYSKRLDDCILSLEEINVVDEVSEKLNKYKLARREFKLIEPILAFADKENYKSLNAPNILKVEEEDATDIKIRAPFGFQVIEELLNEDEVDVAEVESIIKKTVSRLKLIGANNTLYLKKHHVLWLLRDQIARIALVGITGFDSPVLEQSLLEAKTNYETLLFIIGTYKSEFSKDKLYTDFVNELQTAQKMLQEGNFESFNRYDFIKNHTHKQLELLAKTSEDWKVEFPLTMAFNNNITSLFSKETFNIDFFNDYHQLEKAMSNEKIALGRKLFNDKNLSKDGVMSCATCHIKDKAFTDGLATFPKQKRNTPILPYAAYQQTFFHDGRAGSLEGQIVGVVENKNEFHTNLENLTETVKNDSVYTKSFANLYGKVTDFNIRNAIANYIRSLGDFSSKFDKNINNKENTLTTSEINGFNLFMGKAKCATCHFPPVFNGTVPPNFTETEVESIGVPNMKETGLDDDLGAYDIFKTEERKYFFKTSTVRNISKTAPYMHNGVYETLEQVVDFYNKGGGQGLGYKVPNQTLPSDKLNLSEKEIKDLIAFMEALTDE